The Acidobacteriaceae bacterium nucleotide sequence GTCGTCTGCGGCGTGAAGTGACGGCCGTGGAGCCGATTGGCGAGCCACGAAAGAATCTGCTGCATGAGCTGGCGAGCCGCGAGGTTTGCGGCTTTGCGGCGTGCCCTTCGCGGGCGCGGGCGCAGCAGCACATGCGCGAGCAAGGGTTTCTGAAGGACGATGGCGGCGATGGGAACCTGGAAGCGCCGGAGGAGTCTGTACTGTGAGGACCTCTGCGCAAAAGGGAGTGGTGTATCTCGTCGGTGCGGGGCCGGGTGATCCGGAGCTGCTGACGGTGAAGGCGCTGCGTTTGCTGGAGACGGCGGATGTGGTGTTTCACGATGACCTGGTGCCGGATGCGGTGTTGGCTCTGGTGAACGAGCGGGCGCTGGTGACGAGTGTGGGCAAGCGTTGCGGGCGGCCTCGGATTACGCAGGCGGGGATTCATCTGTTGCTGGTGGAGTCGGCGCGGGCAGGGCAGAGCGTGGTGCGGCTGAAGTCGGGCGATCCGCTGGTCTTTGGGCGTGCTGGCGAAGAGATTGCCGCGCTGCGGAGTGCAGGGATTGCTTTTGAGGTGGTGCCGGGAGTGACGGCGGCTTTGGCTGCAGGAGCTTCGCTGGCGTTGCCGCTGACTGATCGTAAGAGCGCGTCGAAGCTGGTGTTTGCTACGGGGCATCATGCGGATGGTAAGGACGCTGCGCCGGTGTGGGCGGGGCCTCTGCCTGAGGATGCGACGCTGGTGCTTTACATGCCGGGGCGCGATACCGTGCGGATTGCTTCG carries:
- the cobA gene encoding uroporphyrinogen-III C-methyltransferase translates to MRTSAQKGVVYLVGAGPGDPELLTVKALRLLETADVVFHDDLVPDAVLALVNERALVTSVGKRCGRPRITQAGIHLLLVESARAGQSVVRLKSGDPLVFGRAGEEIAALRSAGIAFEVVPGVTAALAAGASLALPLTDRKSASKLVFATGHHADGKDAAPVWAGPLPEDATLVLYMPGRDTVRIASELQAAGVAADVPCAAVSHAARPEQTFVACRLEELDALVCGPAPVMLMVGRAMEPLLAAEGESVVSPVEEVVAALGEKRER